GGATCATACGCTGGCCCTTTAACACCGTGGTGTCCATCGGAAAGGGGTATGTTCTTCTCGTCGGCACCCAGCAGGAGAACCAGCGGCTCCGGACCGAGAATGAACGTCTGCTGCTCGAGAGCGCGGTCATGAACGAGCTGCAGCTCGAGAATGAACGGCTGCGGGATGCGCTGGATTTTAAACGGCTCTATCCGCCGACGGACGTCATGGCCCAGGTGATCGGCAAGGAGTCTTCACCGGCTTCCAGCACCGTTACCCTGAACAAGGGTGCCGACCACGGCATCCGGAAAGATATGGCCGTGATCACCGCGCACGGGGTGGTTGGGAAGGTCCATGCCGTGCTTCCCGGCACGTCGAAGGTCCTTCTCCTCACCGACCCCGGCTGCACGCTCGCTGTCCGAGTCATGCGGAACCGCGAAGAAGGGCTGCTCGAGGGCAAGCTTGTCAATTGCGCTCTCAAATACGTCTCGTACTACGCCGATATCCAGACAGGCGATCTGCTCATCACGTCGGGTCTCGACGGCATCTATCCCAAAGGTCTTGCCGTGGCAAGGGTAATCAGCGTATCGAAACATGAGGCCAATGCATTCCAGACCGTGCTGGCGAAACCCGCGGTCAGCTTCTCCCGCCTGGAAGAGGCGCTGGTGCTCCTGAAATGAAACCCCTCGTATATTTCACCATCCTGCTTTTGATCATTCCTGTGCAGGCAAGCCTGCTCGCCCCCCTGTCGCTCGGCGGGATCAAGCCGGACCTTGCCCTGGTCCTGCTCTATATCATCGGGCTGCTGACCGGACCTTCGGAGGCCGCCCTTGCGGGCATGGCCATCGGGCTGGCCCAGGATATCGGTTCCGCAAGTTTCATCGGGTTTTCCGGATTGACGAGGGGACTGATCGGTTTTTCCGCGGGACTGCTCGGCAGGAGAGTGCTCGATCTTACCAGCCGGTCGAACAGCATCTTCGTGGCCGCTTTCAGCCTGCTGGAAGGGATCTTTATCGCGTTCTTTCTGCAGATGTTCTACGGGTCGGTCCCCTTCTTCAGCCTGCTGGCGGGCCGCATCCTTCCCCAGGCTCTCTACACGGGCCTGTTGGGCGCGGTTGTACTGAAGCTGATAGTCAGAAAGGACGTCATATCGGTGCTGGTGAGACGGGACGTTCAAAAGGAGTTCTAGGTGGATCAGCAGCAGGACAACTTAACCGGCATCCAGCGAAGGCTTCCGTTCCTGGCGGCCTTCATCATCCTTCTTGCCGTGGTCCTCTTTATCCGCCTCTGGTATCTTCAGGCGATCAAGGGAGCGTTTTACCATGAACAGGCGGAGAACAACCGCATACGACCCGTGAAGCTCAGGCCTCCGCGGGGCATCATCTACGACCGCAGCGGCAGGCCGCTCGTCGAGAATGAGCTGGTGTTCGATGTCTCGCTGATCCCGGAAGACACCCTGGACCTTGACGCCACGATCGAGAAGTTGTCGGCAATCGTCAAGATCGCTCCGGATTCCATCAGGAAAGTGCTTGACGACGCGACTGCTGTCAGGACAACGTATGATCCCGTGAAGATCCGGGAAGAGGCGCCCTGGGACGAGGTGGCCAGGGTCGAATCCCATCAGGATGACCTGCCCGGGGCGATCATCGAGCCTGAGCATCGCAGGCATTATCCCTATGCGGGACTGGCTGCTCACCAGCTCGGCTATATCGGCAAGGTATCGCCCTCCCAGCACAAGAAAGAGCAGACGGATCTCGGTATTTTGACGGGCCAGGGGGGGGTGGAAAAGGTCTATGATAAGCTGTTGCGCGGGGTTGCGGGCAGGCGCATGATCCAGGTGAACGCCGCGGGCAGGAAGGTGAAAGACCTCGGTATCGAGGAGCCAAGACCCGGCACGGACATCTACCTCACCATCGACCTCGATGCGCAGAAAGCCGCCGAAGAAGGGCTCGGCAGCCGGGCCGGGGCCGTTGTGGCGATGGACCCGAACACCGGTGAGATCCTCGCGCTCGCAAGCCACCCTGCGTATGACCCGAACATCTTTCCCCCGGGGATCTCGCCAAAGGACTGGGTGAAGCTTATGAACGACCCGAGTCACCCGATGTACAACCGCGCGATCCAGAGCGTGTATCCGCCCGGCTCCACGTTCAAGATCATCGTGGCGCTGGCCGGCCTGGATTCCGGCGTGATCAAGCTTGATGATTCCGTAACGTGCAAGGGGTTCCTCATGGGTGGCAGGCGCGCTTTCCGGTGCTGGAAAAAAGGCGGGCATGGTCCGGTATCGTTCCACCAGGCGCTCGTCGAGTCATGCGATGTCTACTTCTATACCATGGGAGAGCGCATCGGCTGGGACCGCGTAGCCGAGTACGCGCGAAAACTCGGCCTTGGGAGTCTGACCGGCATCCTTTTGCCTGACGAAAAACCGGGGCTTATTCCCACGACAGCGTGGAAGAAGAAACGGACCGGCGAAGCCTGGTATCCGGGAGACACGTTCATCAATTCCATCGGCCAGGGCTTCGTCCTCGTCAGCCCCATCCAGGCCTGCCAGATGATGAGTGCGGTTGCGAACGGCGGTCATTTCTATCGCCCCCTGTTGCTTAAGCGGACCAGGAACCGGGAGACCGGGGAAGTGCACGTGTTTTCTCCGGAACACACAAGCTCGATCACGCTCGATCCCGGTGCGCTCCAGGAAGTGCAGAGTGCGCTGGTCGGCGTGGTCAATGAACCAGGCGGTACCGCTCATGGGGCTGCTACTCCGCTCGCCGTTGTCGCCGGCAAGACAGGCACGGCCCAGGTCATTGCGCAGAAGGTTGCCGGCCGCAAGCTGTCGGCAGAGACGCAGGACCACGCATGGTTCATTGCCTACGCGCCGGTCGTCCGCCCGAAGATCGCCGTGGCCGTGCTCGTGGAACACGGCGGGCACGGTGGCAGCGCCGCGGCTCCCATAGCGAGAAAAGTCATTGAGGAGTACCTGAAAAATGTTGACCCAAAGACGGTTCGATAATCTGCCCTGGGGAATGGTGTTCCTTGTGTTTATTATCGCGCTCATCGGCATTGCGGCGGTGTACAGCGCTACCTACACGTCGAGGGGCCCATCGTCCCTGTTCACCAAACAGATCGCATGGGTTTCCATCGGCCTGCTGGTCATGTTCCTCGCGCTCATCCCCGACTATCACACCGTGGGACGCTATGCCTATGTGCTCTACGCAGTCTCGCTCGTGCTCCTGTTCCTTGTCATGGTCATGGGCAAAGCCGGCATGGGAGCGCAGCGCTGGCTCGCCATAGGTCCTTTCGCGTTCCAGCCCTCGGAGCTCGCAAAACTTTCGCTCGTGCTTGCCCTCGCGCGGTACTTTGCCGAGGACCCGAAACAGGGAGACTATGAGCTCAAGGACCTGGCCATTCCGGCGGTCATGGTCATGGTTCCGCTCATGCTCGTGCTCAAGCAGCCGGACCTGGGGACCGCGCTCATGCTGTTACTGTCGTCGTCCATCATCATTCTGCTCGCCGGCATCCGCCTGCGGTCAGTCGTGGTCGTGCTTCTCATCGGGGCAATGGTCGCGACCCTGGTTTTTGCGGTCTCGCCGGTGCGCCACAAGATCTGGGGTTCGCTGAAGCCATACCAGCAGAACCGGATCAAGGCATTCATCGACCCGAGCTCGGACCCGCTCGGGAGCGGCTACCACGCGAACCAGTCCAAGATCTCCGTGGGTTCGGGCCAGATCACGGGCCGGGGTTACCGCAAAGGCACGCAGAGCCAGATGGCGTTCCTGCCGGAGCGCCATACGGACTTCATCTTTGCCGTGATCTCTGAAGAGACCG
This DNA window, taken from Nitrospirota bacterium, encodes the following:
- the rodA gene encoding rod shape-determining protein RodA, whose product is MLTQRRFDNLPWGMVFLVFIIALIGIAAVYSATYTSRGPSSLFTKQIAWVSIGLLVMFLALIPDYHTVGRYAYVLYAVSLVLLFLVMVMGKAGMGAQRWLAIGPFAFQPSELAKLSLVLALARYFAEDPKQGDYELKDLAIPAVMVMVPLMLVLKQPDLGTALMLLLSSSIIILLAGIRLRSVVVVLLIGAMVATLVFAVSPVRHKIWGSLKPYQQNRIKAFIDPSSDPLGSGYHANQSKISVGSGQITGRGYRKGTQSQMAFLPERHTDFIFAVISEETGLVGSSSLLFLYVLLLLNGVDTAKKAKDRIGVLMAGGIVSMLLFYVFINMGMSVGIVPVVGVPLPLVSYGGTSIITTFLSLGILLNIQARRFMLFY
- the mreC gene encoding rod shape-determining protein MreC: MPGYIAKHKKFLSILSLFILLFWLVTLQVKNGRFTFMERPVLAISGFIERIIRWPFNTVVSIGKGYVLLVGTQQENQRLRTENERLLLESAVMNELQLENERLRDALDFKRLYPPTDVMAQVIGKESSPASSTVTLNKGADHGIRKDMAVITAHGVVGKVHAVLPGTSKVLLLTDPGCTLAVRVMRNREEGLLEGKLVNCALKYVSYYADIQTGDLLITSGLDGIYPKGLAVARVISVSKHEANAFQTVLAKPAVSFSRLEEALVLLK
- the mreD gene encoding rod shape-determining protein MreD is translated as MKPLVYFTILLLIIPVQASLLAPLSLGGIKPDLALVLLYIIGLLTGPSEAALAGMAIGLAQDIGSASFIGFSGLTRGLIGFSAGLLGRRVLDLTSRSNSIFVAAFSLLEGIFIAFFLQMFYGSVPFFSLLAGRILPQALYTGLLGAVVLKLIVRKDVISVLVRRDVQKEF
- the mrdA gene encoding penicillin-binding protein 2, with amino-acid sequence MDQQQDNLTGIQRRLPFLAAFIILLAVVLFIRLWYLQAIKGAFYHEQAENNRIRPVKLRPPRGIIYDRSGRPLVENELVFDVSLIPEDTLDLDATIEKLSAIVKIAPDSIRKVLDDATAVRTTYDPVKIREEAPWDEVARVESHQDDLPGAIIEPEHRRHYPYAGLAAHQLGYIGKVSPSQHKKEQTDLGILTGQGGVEKVYDKLLRGVAGRRMIQVNAAGRKVKDLGIEEPRPGTDIYLTIDLDAQKAAEEGLGSRAGAVVAMDPNTGEILALASHPAYDPNIFPPGISPKDWVKLMNDPSHPMYNRAIQSVYPPGSTFKIIVALAGLDSGVIKLDDSVTCKGFLMGGRRAFRCWKKGGHGPVSFHQALVESCDVYFYTMGERIGWDRVAEYARKLGLGSLTGILLPDEKPGLIPTTAWKKKRTGEAWYPGDTFINSIGQGFVLVSPIQACQMMSAVANGGHFYRPLLLKRTRNRETGEVHVFSPEHTSSITLDPGALQEVQSALVGVVNEPGGTAHGAATPLAVVAGKTGTAQVIAQKVAGRKLSAETQDHAWFIAYAPVVRPKIAVAVLVEHGGHGGSAAAPIARKVIEEYLKNVDPKTVR